The Enterobacter asburiae sequence CAGGCAGTTTTGCTGCTCGCCAAAGCTGAACACGTCCAGCTTGCGGAAGTCAAAATGAACCACCTGATTGCGGAAGGCCGCCGTCGGGTCGTATTCCAGGTTGACGATGATCGCCAGATGGCGGATCTCACACGGGCTGTAGAGCGCTTTTGGCGTTGGCGCAGGCAGACGCAGCGGGAAGTGGTGCGAGACATCCGCCACCATCTCCTGCAGCTTGGCTAAATCGACCACCTCGTTGCCCTTGATAAACAGGCGCGTGCGCGAGGTCAGCAGGCCGTTAAACCAGGCCCACGCCACCAGCTTGTTCAGGTAGCGGTTATACTCCAGCGGCTGATGGCTGATGATCGAATCCATGCTTGGCGCACGGTTGTACAGATACCACCCGGTGCGGTTTGCGCGACCCGGCGGCACGTAAATAAAGGTCAGGTTTGGTTCAGACAGGTCAGGCGAAATCTGCGGGTTAACCAGGGTCACTTTGCCCGGGAGCGCTTCAAACGCGGCGTACAGCTTACGGGTTAACACCCCGATATCCTGAGGGCTGGCGGACACGCTGAGGTTGTTGCGGCGCGCAAAGCGGATCAGGTTACGGTAGCTCTGCATCATTGCGTCGAGCAGTTCATTGTGCGCTTCACGCACCTGATCGATCTTCCAGTTGGCGCGGTTATCGAGCATGGACAGACGCGCTTCGTCCCATCCCCACTCTTTCACTAGCTGACTGACCACTTCACGACGCCAGCCCACGCAGGCGCGCTCGCGGCTCAGCTTTTCACAGACTTTGAGATAGAAACATCGACGCACCAAGTCAAGACGCGTGGAATCATCAATGGCTTTCAGGTATTCGGTAACGCGCTCCAGCATCATGCAGTAGGCATCGAGCCCGTAGGAGACAATCTCCCCGTCGTGCAGGCGCTGCTTGATATCTTTCGCCAGCAGGCGCGGCGTAGGGTATTCCCACGAGTAGGCTTCGAGCAGCAGCGTTTTCAGCACCGCTTTATAGGGTGAATCGATACTTTTGTAGAGCTGCCAGAGGCTTGCGCCAAAGTACTCTTCGGCGGACAGAGAGCTGAGGCCGCCCAGGTCCAGCCATTCGTTTGGCGTCAGTACGCCCTGCGCATAGAGCGACATGACGTAGTCATCGTAATGCTCTTCTTCTTCGCACGGGACCATATTCCACAGAATACGCTTCCCGGCGAGGCGAACGGCAGTACGGTAAAATTCATCCAGCAGCAGGATGTGCTGAGTCGAGCCGCAGTCTTCACCACCCAGGCTGCCGCTTTCGTTATGGCGGAAACGGTTTTCATCAATCAGGAAGAAGCTCACTTCCACGCCGAGCGAGGCCGCCCAGCTCTCCAGCAGGCTGCATTTACGCTGCAGCAGTTGGCGCTCTTCGTTATCGAGCCAGGATTGATGGCAGACCCAGATATCCAGGTCCGAAGAACAGCTCTGCCCTACCGATGAGGTACTCCCCATCGAGTAAACGCCGGTGATAGGCAGTTCACCTTTCGGAGAAACCTGAGGCGGCATGCCGCGGTACAGTTCCAGCTCGTTCAGATAATGCTGTTGGGTTTCATCAGGCGTGAAGAGGCAAATGCCCTGGGGAACGTTACCATCAAGGTAGCCAGGCATCAGCGGATGGTGATAGTGCAATAATGTCGGCAGCAGACTGTATACCTGCTGGAAAGCAGGGCCCATGGCAGCAAGCGCGCGATCCACACGCAGTTGATTTATGGCATCCAGTCTCTGTTTCAGAGTCTCAATATAGAGGTACAAGACGTATCGCCTGATGTTTCCGGGTGTCGTAAGCTATTCAAAACACGAACAACAGCGAGCCCGCAGTATTTCAAAAAGATAACCGTTACCCTTTTTTCGCCCTTGTGATTATGGTGGTACCGACGAAAAAATGGTCTAAAACGTGATCAATTTAACACCTTGCCGGTTGACCGTAAAGAAAGATGCGCTACATACAAGTGTAGCACCGTTC is a genomic window containing:
- the cyaA gene encoding class I adenylate cyclase, with the protein product MYLYIETLKQRLDAINQLRVDRALAAMGPAFQQVYSLLPTLLHYHHPLMPGYLDGNVPQGICLFTPDETQQHYLNELELYRGMPPQVSPKGELPITGVYSMGSTSSVGQSCSSDLDIWVCHQSWLDNEERQLLQRKCSLLESWAASLGVEVSFFLIDENRFRHNESGSLGGEDCGSTQHILLLDEFYRTAVRLAGKRILWNMVPCEEEEHYDDYVMSLYAQGVLTPNEWLDLGGLSSLSAEEYFGASLWQLYKSIDSPYKAVLKTLLLEAYSWEYPTPRLLAKDIKQRLHDGEIVSYGLDAYCMMLERVTEYLKAIDDSTRLDLVRRCFYLKVCEKLSRERACVGWRREVVSQLVKEWGWDEARLSMLDNRANWKIDQVREAHNELLDAMMQSYRNLIRFARRNNLSVSASPQDIGVLTRKLYAAFEALPGKVTLVNPQISPDLSEPNLTFIYVPPGRANRTGWYLYNRAPSMDSIISHQPLEYNRYLNKLVAWAWFNGLLTSRTRLFIKGNEVVDLAKLQEMVADVSHHFPLRLPAPTPKALYSPCEIRHLAIIVNLEYDPTAAFRNQVVHFDFRKLDVFSFGEQQNCLVGSVDLLYRNSWNEVRTLHFNGEQAMIEALKTILGKMHQDAAPPDSVEVFCYSQHLRGLIRTRVQQLVSECIELRLSSTRQETGRFKALRVSGQTWGLFFERLNVSVQKLENAIEFYGAISHNKLHGLSVQVETNHVKLPQVVDGFASEGIIQFFFEESGDDAGFNIYILDETNRAEVYHHCEGSKEELVRDVSRFYSSSHDRFTYGSSFINFNLPQFYQIVNVDGRAQVIPFRTQAITPAVPANQDTAPLLQQYFS